tttttaatacatatttgaaaaatcaaaatgcCACTCTGGAAAAATTTTTGGCAGATTCTTAAAAAACTAAGCAGATGGCCCCATGCCTTCGATGGGAGCAGCGTCCAATTAATGGGCTAGCAATTCCTGAAACAGCTGATTTTAGAGAACCAGCCCTACGGCCACCGACCCCAAACTAGCTTTGGAGCCCTGGAGTAGCTAAGGGATCAGGAGGAAGGGCTGGGAATGGAATTTCAACACTCTGGGATAGGAAGGGGAAGGCTGAGGtaataaaaacaatcatgagtaaaaaaatccaaacaaactaaaaaactaaGCAGACACTTACCATATGACCCCGCAATTGTACTGCTGGGCATTTatctttaagaaatgaaaattgacATCTCCACAAAAGCAGGTACATGAATATTCATTGTAGCTTTCTTTATGAAAGCCAAATAGTAGAAAAACCGCAAATGACCTCCAGTGGGTTAAACTGGTACCACCCATCCATGGGATATTCTACTCAGCAGTAAAGGGGAATGAACTACTGATACGTCCAAAAATCTGGGTGGACCTGGAGGGAGTTATAATGAGTGAAAAAGAACCAGTCTTACTGAGTTACATAATATACGTTATATTACTGAGTTACGTAATATACGAGTGTGTTTGTGTAACAGAGATGGAGCAAAGATGGGTGGTCACTGGGAGATGGGGATGAGGTCGGGGCTGTGTCTGAAAAGACTTAGCGTAAGAGGGATTTGATGATGGTGCTGCTCACACAAATCTACCCGAGATAAAACTCTATAGAactgcacacatacatacacacacacaaaggaggCCATGTAAACTGTGAAATCCAAATAAACTTGTAGATTGTCACTTTCCTGGTTTGGATATTGTATGTGGCACTATAGTAGTATAAGATGTTACCATTGGAGAAAACCGGGTTAAGGGTATACAGGATTTCTCTgggcgatttttttttttaattgttggggattcattgagggtacaagaaaccaggttacactgattccatttgttaggtaaagtccctctctcTGGACTATTTTATGACGTCTTGTGaatctatatttcaaaataaagttgttgttttttgactctgtctcactgtaccgccctcagtagagtgccgtggtgtcacacggctcacagcaacctctaactcttgggcttacgcgattctcttgcctcagcctcccgagtagctgggattacaggcgcccgccacaacgcccggctattcaaaataaagttttttaaaagtcaaatgacATAAGTTGAGAAGTTTGACTCGCATCCCCTCTGTTCTCTATCCCCAACTACTTTCCTTGGTTTCTAATATAACTTTCCAGTGTTCCTTTACACACACAGCAGCACGTTCTAATCTGTATTTTATCccctttccctgttttttttttttttttccacgaAAGTGTACTGGATGCTCTGTTCTGCCTcttgattttatcatttactgTACCCTAGAGATGTTTTCAGCTCAGTTCCTCCAGaggacacatttttttaaagtggccTCTAGTTCTCCTGTATGGATGGACCAATCTATTCAACTAGGATCTACTGACATATTCTTGGGCTGGTCACTTGGGAGTGCCTTACAAGTTCAAGGAAACTAAAATGCCACCAGGCAGAGTGGGAGCCAACAGGTTAACAGAAACTGCGTATCTTCTTGTCCAAGGTCAGCTTTCATTTGTCACCCAGAGCTGCCCCAGACTCACTCTATTCAGGTGAACTTCCTGCAGAGGGTCTCCTGCCATCCCTGTGGAGTTGGGAGATGACcaggaagagaaaagcaaataaacaaacctACTCTTTGCTGCCGCGTGGTCCTGCCTAGAACATTCAGTCTTTCTAAGCCTCAGACACTATGGTCAGATGAAGATGATACCTGTCAGTCTTCTCCCACAGGCTGTGGGGAGACTCAAATGAAAGTGAGAattgaaaatactttgaaaatcataaaatgttaTACAACAAATCAACGATGATACTACTCAATAGCATTTATGAAAGGGAAGGGAATCAGTGAGAGGCTTAAGAAGAAACGGGACCAGTTTAGGAAAACCAGGCCTTCCCAGGGATCAAGACAACTCTCTAGTATACTAGGAGGCAGTTACAGACCAGTGTCTCCAAAGTACTTAGGCAACAGCTACAGAGCTAACTGATCCTATCTCCTGCGACCCACACGAATTCCTCACAGTCCACAGGGATGCAGCAGTCAAGGGCTGTGCTAGTGGAAAAGCCAAATTCCTCTaagtgaaaactgaaaataatatcAGACTGTAACTGCCCACTCTTCCCCCAGGCACCGTAGGCTACCAGTTCTTGCTCTCTCCCTACAGCAGAGCGAGAGAACTGACCCAGACGTCATTCTAATTCGTGGGGGCTGACtgttcccctctcccccaccaggCACCTCCTCTGCCTTGGTCTTCCTTCTGCACACTTGTGAATATCTCAGCCCCTGAAGGGAAACAGGAATACTGTGCTAAGGACACAGAAAGCCAGGACGTTTTCCTCTGGGGTGGGTGCACCAGCCACCCCGCATGTGTCTGCGAGGCTGCGGTGGAACAAATCTAGATCTTGTCAACCACCCACTGACTGTTTCAACTGAGAGGGATCATGGTCTCCTGCCACATTCAGTGATACTGGTTCTTTTGAAGGAATACAGCCATGGAGTATTATCCCAGGAACAGCCAAGCCTGACCTGCTTAGCTATCAGGGTCAAGCATGCTCAGGTATTTCCAAGCATGTTGTTAagtaaagaaacacacacacattgggGGAAGAGAAGAAGAGCAAGCTCCAGAGCCCAAAGCAAGTATCCAGAGGGCTCCATAGAGGGAAATGAAGACCCCAGACGGGAGATCTTTGATGGAAGTAGCATCGCTCTGGATGAAGCTGCTTTGGGGGCTGACCGTTTAATACGCCACTTAATTATACATCTACTTCTGCCTTTGAACAGTAAATGTGGTctcccgaaaaaaaaaaaaactgaggaaagaaatcaattttattctgtatttttctaaaataaaacaaatacacgTGTAGTGAAGCCATGTATAAAGTGATACATTAAAATCCTCTTCTCTCCAGAGGCAGAACTGTTAAAGcttcatgtattcttttttttttctttagagatagagtctcactttgtcaccctcagtagagtgccgtggcgtcacagctcacagcaacctccagctcttgggcttaggagattctcttgcctcagtcttcctagtagctgggactacaggtgcctgccataatgcctggctattttttttttttttttgcagttttggctggggctgggtttgaacccgccacccttggtatatggggccagcgccctactcactgagccacaggcgccaccctcatgtATTCTTCAAGAAATGTTCTGATTATATACAAgcaaatacatgtatttgtttatttttttcttgaatcagagtcttactatgtcgcccttgctagagtgccgtggcatcacagctcagagtaacctcaaactcttggccttaagagattctcttgcctcagccccccaagtaaccgggactacaggcgcctgccacaatgcccggctattttttattgcagttgtcactgttgtttagctggcccgggctggatttcaacctgccaccctcagtgtatgtggctggcaccgtaactactgtgctacgggcgctgagccatgtATTTACTTTTCTAAACCCAAATGGAACTCACCTTTTAAATGCAACAAATTGTCTGTATTTATaggaatattataaatgtattgtAAAGAGAACCATCATCTCCAAACAAAattgttcttttgatttttattggATTTCCATAAAGAACATTTACTTGTGCCCAGAATATATTGTAATGTTTCAAAAGTCATAATTTAATAGACAGTAAGAACTCATGAAGTTGGCCAAAACTAACAaagatttactttgtttttttattctggaTGGATCCTGAATTCCAAATGTTGGGTTTAATTATTTTGCACAATAGTACATTTACAAGAGGTACAAAACACATATTGAGCTTTCAGGGCTACGGTCAAGGGCTTACAGAATAAATTCTTTGCAACACAGCAAATTAATCTCTCTTCTCAGTCCACGCCTACCTTCAACTTAATTTTGTGCAAGTCACCCCTCCCCTGAATTCCACTCTCTCCATCCAGAGAAGTAAGGAGGTGGAAGGAACGGAGAGTTGGGTGTGGAAAAACTTGTGAGCTAATCTGCTTACAGCAGCTGTGCTTAGAAAAGTGCAGGCTAAAATGTTCTGTCATGTCTGTgcggtttttcttttttttattaaatcatagctgtgtacattaatgcagtctgTGCGGTTTGTCATGAACTGTGAAGATAAGGTTCTTCCAGTTCACTTGGTTATGTCCCTTTATTTAATCAAGAAATGCACTTTGCTGCAGCTGGTAGCTTTTCCCTCTGGGTCTGGGGCTccagttttttgggtttttggttttgttttggccAGCCCCTCACTAACAGAGGAGTCCAGGGCTTGTTGCATTGGAAAATGCAGCTGCACACACCAGGGTTGGCTTGTTACTTTTCGAATTTTGGCAAGTTCCACAGGAAAGCATTCTTGGGAGTGACAGTAGTTGGGAGTAACTTCCATCACTTACATTtggcagaactttttttttttttttttggagacagagtctcactctgtcactctgagtagagtttcatggcatcatagctcacagcaacctccaactcttggactcaagtgatcctcttgcctcagcctcctaagtatcggggactacaggcgcccgccacaacgccgggctagtttttctatttttagtagagatggggtcttgcacttgctcaggctgatcttgaacacctgagctcagacaatccacctgtcttagcctcccagagtgctaggattacaggcatgaaccatagCGCCTGGCCTggcagaacattttaaaaagcctaaAACTCAAACATTTCTGCTGGCTTCTCTTTCAGCTTCTTGACTTTTCGGTAACTCCTGAAGGCCAGGATGGCCCCCAGAGCGAAGACCCCAATGCCCACGGCGGCAAAAATCCCAGCTCCAATATCGCCTCCGTGGAAAGTGCAGGTGAAGCCACTGTACCCCTTGCCCTGGTACAGCGCCTCCCTCTCTTTACACACCTGAGAACTGTAGGCAGTGGAGAGGTAGCTGAAGTAGAAATACAAGGCAGGGATGTAGCCCCCGGCAATGATCACGTCCAACGAGCCTTCCACCAGCAGCCACAGCGGACAGTGCCACGGGACCCGCAGGACACCCGTGGCAACCAGGAGGCAGCAAAAGGCCATGAGGGAGCCACTGTAGGCCATGGCCGCGGTGACCGTGGGCAGCTTTAGCTGGTAGAACTGGacatccagctcctgggctttctCCCCATCAGCACCACTGAAACCACTGTATGCCCCTCCGAACTGGTAGTAGTAAATGCCCCCCAGGCTGGTGATGCCTGTGTAGCCCCCTGTGGAACTGTAAGACACAGAGCTGCAGGCCAGGATCAGCAAGTTCAGAAGAGCTGCCAGCATTTGGCAGCAGGCTGCAAAAAAAGGACGGGTTACCAGTTTGAGAGATGCTGTTCCACCTGAGGGTCACCTTCCGCAGCAGCTCACAGCGCTCCTCCCCATGGAAGGCCTGAGCCCCACAGCAGCATGGCAGCATTAGAGGGCCCCAGGCGACGGTGGCCTCCAGAAATGGTGTTAGAAATACTACACACCCCGAGGAAAGGAGAGGAGTAAGTATCAAAAGAGCAAAGCGACCTGCCCCAAGGCGCAGGAAGGTGGTGGGACAAATCAGGTTGCTTAGCGGAAAGAAACACACCCTATACAGAAGGGCAAGAACATTCCACCTCCTGCCTCTCACCACCAAAAAGACCCAGAAAGTTATTCCCTCTTTAGACATGTTTTGTGCCTATTACAATTGGTAAGAGGAGAGTTCTCCAAGTTCTCCtcctaaggtgggaggatcccttgagctcaggagttggaaaccagcctgagcaagaggaagtagctgagcattgtggcaggtgcctgcacttcagctactcaggggactgaggcaggaggatggattgagctcaggagttagaggttgctgtgagttacgctgatgccatagcatctagcctgggcaacagagtgagactctgtctcaaaaaaaaaaaaaagatgttagaaAAAAGTATGGACATTATACATCAAAATGTTAATTATGGTTTGTatgtattaaaaataggaaaaattaagttAAGCCATAATacttaccaaattaaaaaaaaaattgtcttactATTCTTAGACTTTAACTCAAATACATTGTAAAGTTTACTATTGTTTTCTTTAGTTTCCCTAAAGAGTGTATCTAGGCTGTGATATTTTCTCAGAGCTGGATTGTTTCAGGACCCTTGGCTTCTTTAGCATGGAAAGGAAAACTGGCTTCTTGCGGTTtgtatttattgaaatataactTAGACACAAGAAAATGACCCATGTTAAGCATACAGCATGATGAGTTCTGACAAAGGTATATAGCGTGTATCATACCATCCCTGGACACAGAAGATGAATCATTAGCCCAGAATCTTCCCTAGTTATGAATACTTTGTGGTCACTTCTTTACCTTGCTCCTCAGCCAACCACTGATCTGCTTCCTCTCTTGGagattagttttgccttttctaggatGTCATGTACATGGAATCACACAGTTATGTTTATGTGCCCTTGTGGGTCTGACTTCTTTTGCTCAGCATAATTTAGAACTGGGTGTTTCTGAGCAGGAAATTGTACATCCAGGAACAGTCCTGGGTTCGCTGATTTTACAGGATCCATCTGTCAACCTCTCCCTGGTTTTAGGTAACCAGATTTTATGCCTGGGTCCAGCCGGTCTCTTTGTGAAGCTGTGCTACGTCTTCTGCCCATTCTCTAATTGAAATGATGCTCTCtcagtattatttttatgttttataacttTCTCCCCAAATGCAAaaagtgttattatttttaattacaaaagttACACTTACTTATTGTTAAGAAAATgtagataaaaatataatgtaaaaattgTCTATAATCCAAACAAATAAACACTATGAACACTATGCTTTTTTCTGGACTTTTCTATCAGATACAGTAGatcttctgtaagttgaccattcaagggactgcaacaaactggtcaacataaggaacgaggcctactgtactgatacgtacatgtagtgcatgtccagtctgtgaaagtgaggtcaacttaaggaaattgtcagtgtagggaggcggtcagctatggaggtttatatttatataaactgTATTTATAACTTCTGTTGTTCATTTGCAAGGTTCTAGTCTACTATTGCATAACCTACTCTTTCACTAAGAATATAGTGTGAATATTTTCCTGggtaaatataacttttttatCTTAGTAAATAAAAATCTACTTCCTTAATTTTAAAGGATGTATAGATTACCGCATATTAATTTAAATCATTCCAATGtaaaggacatttaggctgtCCCAATGTTGTGCTATGTGGGAGAAtgtctttctttcctattttttgttttttaaagactgtTTGTCTCACTCTGTCTGGAATGCACTTGcatggtcacagctcactgcagcctcaaactcctggattcaactgatcctctgcctcaggttcccaaagtgctgggattacaggggtgtgccaccacaccagccaGAATTTCTCAATAGAGTGTTGGAAGGATTAGACACCCCTCCTCACTAAGACCTTATTCATCTTTTAGGTTTAGTAGAATCAGAAAAGAATCACTAGCAACTGGGAAGATAACCAGTGTCATCCTTAAAAACAAAGGCCCAGAGGCTCTCCAGGACTTCTGTGTACAGAGGAGCACTCCTCACTCTGGGAAGGGATCTGATTCTCTGAGAACCTCTTATTCTCCTAAGAAGCAGGGGTTCATTTTAGGTCATTCCTTCCTCACTCGGGCTGAATCATTCTGATCTGTTAATGAGTTAACACTCTTAAAGTCAACCATGTTCAGCCACAGTTTGGAATCTTAAAATAAGCTCAGTCCAGATAAATACTGGATTAGGGTATTAAGTAATATAAAAAAGGGAGTATAGAGAATATAAATTGGAAAACAACTACTCACTACTTTCCACCTTGAACCTTTTCAGTGTGATCACGAGTAAACACCACTGGCCACGGGGGGGCCACGAGCCTTCCCCTCGGGCTCTGATGGACTGCTCTCCACTCTCCCACCTGGTCAGGACACCGTCCCTCTGAAATGTTAACTCAGAACACTCCAAAACCTAAATCTCAAGTGAGAGGCGAGCACTACTGACCACAGAAATTACAACTGTCTCTGGAGAAGATTAAACTTGTAAAGACATTCTGGAGTCACGGCTAGAGGCTGAAGGCAAAACCTTTGTGATGTTAACAGGAGGGTCTAAGGTGAGAGGACATAACAAAAGGGATGGGAGAAACTGCTCCAAATGCAGACGCCCAGAGAGGGGAGCGGAGAacgtggtctcaaactctggagctcaaggaatcctcctgcctcagcctttcagggAACTTACAACGCCTCACCTGTCCTTCCAAATAATTAATTAAACGAGCACAGTCTACATGCACACAGGATTCCCAGGTCACCCGATACTTGCATGTGACGTCTGTAGTTGCTTTTTATCTGATCTTTACCCTCAGTGCCTCTTTCCCATACGAGTGAATTTGCTGTCCTCCGTGTTCCACTGAACTTTCTAAGGGTGAAGCAAAGCTCGGACTTCAGGCTCTCCctagggaggcagggagggccaaAGCTGCCTCCCACGTTAGCAAGTTTGCTGGAGGGAGACACGATTTCACCGGTAAGAAAAAGAAGTCACAAAGGACCTACTCTAAGACAGGTCAAAAAACTTGCCAGTGACCTTTATCCAGGCATGTATTTCCTGCTTGAGACAAGttcctggtgttttctttttttttttttgtagagacagagtctcactttatggccctcggtagagtgccgtggcctcacacagctcacagcaacctccaactcctgggcttacgcgattctcttgcctcagcctcccgagtagctgggaccacaggcgcccgccacaacgcccggctattttttttggttgcagtttggccggggctgggcttgaacccgccaccctcggtatatggggccggcgccctaccgactgagccacaggcgccgcccaagttccTGGTGTTTAATCCCTGTTTCTCTCAGCACAATACTGCActgtggttatttatttattttttaaagacagagtcttactttgttgcccaggctaagcATGctatggtgtgatcatagctcaatgtaacctcaaactcctgggctcaagtgatcctcctgcctcatgagtagctgtgactacagggttgggccacgacacctggctagtttttctgtttggtAGAGAccggttttgctcttgctcagggtggtctcaaattctggagctcctgcctcagccttccagaggctAGGGAGCCCCTGTGTCCAGCCAGCACTGTGTATTTATAGGCGTCCCTGCACATCCAGCATTCTTTATAAGTCCTCATTTGTTAGCTTCTGATAGCAGAATCTTTCTGTCACTACCTTAACTTGGAAACCCAAACCTCTAGGCTCAAAACCAAACAGCCGTAAGCAATCAGGCTAAATGCAGGTGTTTTGTTCAGAACTGTAAGCCCGCCCTCTCCTCGAGGTAAATCAACCACAGAGGAAAAAGTACCTTTATGGAGAATCTGTTAACTACGCTCTGGcttattcttattatttatgtcatcaaggaagaaaggaaggggaacAGCAAtggttttcaaccagtgtgccgtgcTAAGAGAGGATCTTACGTGTtccgtgaaaaattttaaagatcattaattattttcaaaagaagttcaaaacacagtaagtatattcttttttttttgcagtttttggccagggctgggtttgaagccactacctctggtatatggggccagcgccctactcctttgagccacaggcggcaccctttttttttttactttttttttttgtcgccctcagtagaatgccattgcataatagctcacagcaacctcaaactcgggctcaagcgattctcttgcctcagcctcctgagtagctgggactaccggcacctgccacaattcctggctatttttagagatgaggtcttgccccGCTTCAGGCTGGttttcaacctgtgagctcaggcaatccacctgccttggcctctcatagtgtcaggattacaggcgtgagccaccatgcctggcctcttttttttcttttttcttgatcaacataatttaagtgtgctgtgaaagtttaactataggttcaagtgtgctgtgagattaaaaaaaaaatgttgaaaaacactggtctagagtaAACCATTTGAGgccatagagcagtggttctccaccttcctaatgcagcggccctttaatacagttcctgtgggtcacaaaccacaggttgagaaccgttgcctTAGAGGCAGCTCTAAGTTTCAATTCAGGCTCTTTTACTTACAAGCTATATGACTTTGAGTAATTTACTGTATTTCTCTGAACCCCAGGAGTTGTTGAGAGAATTAAAGacgtgctcgctttggcagcacatatactaaaaaagagagaattaaagGCAATGAGACTGTGCCAAGATTTGTAACCTGGAGTGATGATCCTTGCATCAGGATTGCCAATTTCCTGTAATCCTAAAAATCAGGTACGTCTTTGTAATCACCTTGAGATACATTTTCAGGTATGACcgccttcatttctttctcctgggCTTGGTTGTTTTCTCCCTTAGTCACACACAGCTTAGGAAACTGTCTAAGTCACGTGCCCTGTAAGGGGTTTACCCTGACAAACCAGATTTTCTTCATTGCCTgcaaggccaagacaggtggtaAGAAGGGAACCCTGCAAAGCCACATTTGAAGTGGACACATGATAATGTCTAAATGTTTGTCATTTAGACTGTAGGTCCTAAATGAACATcagcttttcttgttttgtttttaatgaaacatAAAGAAGCTAGAGCACTTGGCAAGTAATAGCACTTGGCATGTAACtatagtttcatttttgtttctgtctctgtgtgtgaagTTGGTCTTAATGTAAAAATATGTTTCTTACTGTGAATCTCAGTCCATAAAGTTTAAAAGCCATTGACTGGGCATCAGATCTCCAGGAAGACTGTTTGCTCTGGTCCACGTGGCTCGAGCTACAAGCTGGCTGCCCGTGCCAGGTGATTAAGTCAGCCCACCAGGCCTGAGGAGTGCCCTCCCAAGGCTCGTACCCAGGTTTACCTGCAAGACGCATTCCCTGGAGCCTGAGATCCGCAAACATGGCTGCCTGCCCCTCCAGGCCCTGGGGCATGTCGAGGGGAAGCACAAACCAGACGTTCCTGCCtttcttgttttagaaaataagaaCCTCATGCAGATATGAAACCAGAAATGCTAGGAACCCCAAAGGGAAGGTCTCCTTGAATTTTTGCTTCACCAGCTCAGAATGTCAAACTGCCTCTGAAATGACTCACCTCTCCCAGTGCACAGGTATCTGCATTTGTGGCATTCCAGGAGTCCTTCTGCCTCTGACTCGTAATATTCCACGTCCTCGGGGTATGGGGGCAGATATCTCCCTGAAGTGAATTCACTATAAGCAGAAAGCATACACAGTGGTTAGGGGGCCTGTAATTTGATAGCTTGTTCAGTATCAGAACTCTTGACTCCTCAGGCAAGGCCCCAACATTCAAGGCCACGcagaacagaaacagaaacaaaattcgCCAGAGTATTTCACACTCAGAGAATTCTCTGGTTTAGTGACCCCACAGGACATCCAAATACTTGGCACAACTCCATAGCTACCCACATGACACGACCTCTGATGCTGGCTTGTCTGCCTGTAGGCAGTGTCTAGCCAGGTAGGTGGGAGCTGCCCTCTTTGTGAGCTTAAGTTCTCCATGCAGTGTGGACCAGGCCTTCACAACTAGCCAGCATCTCCATGACTCTGATGCCCAGAGGCTGCTGTTCTCGGCCTTCCATGAGCTCTCTGGGAAGTACCGAGTCAGCAATAATTCCCCAGGTGTGTGGATGCTACAGGCAACTTTTGACATTGTCATATCATTTCTTCCTCTGCCA
This region of Nycticebus coucang isolate mNycCou1 chromosome 2, mNycCou1.pri, whole genome shotgun sequence genomic DNA includes:
- the MARVELD3 gene encoding MARVEL domain-containing protein 3 isoform X2 produces the protein MEGMSGTREPRARPRERDPDRRPHPDRDRHPERQRDRRRDSRRERNRDGRRDGSSREDRDRERDRDAREDRHRDTGHRTGERRAWVESPQSRTRDAPRGRTWDAAPPPWPAPGAAPEPPPLPREGLGRSRPKSEFTSGRYLPPYPEDVEYYESEAEGLLECHKCRYLCTGRACCQMLAALLNLLILACSSVSYSSTGGYTGITSLGGIYYYQFGGAYSGFSGADGEKAQELDVQFYQLKLPTVTAAMAYSGSLMAFCCLLVATGVLRVPWHCPLWLLVEGSLDVIIAGGYIPALYFYFSYLSTAYSSQVCKEREALYQGKGYSGFTCTFHGGDIGAGIFAAVGIGVFALGAILAFRSYRKVKKLKEKPAEMFEF
- the MARVELD3 gene encoding MARVEL domain-containing protein 3 isoform X3, yielding MEGMSGTREPRARPRERDPDRRPHPDRDRHPERQRDRRRDSRRERNRDGRRDGSSREDRDRERDRDAREDRHRDTGHRTGERRAWVESPQSRTRDAPRGRTWDAAPPPWPAPGAAPEPPPLPREGLGRSRPKSEFTSGRYLPPYPEDVEYYESEAEGLLECHKCRYLCTGRACCQMLAALLNLLILACSSVSYSSTGGYTGITSLGGIYYYQFGGAYSGFSGADGEKAQELDVQFYQLKLPTVTAAMAYSGSLMAFCCLLVATGVLRVPWHCPLWLLVEGSLDVIIAGGYIPALYFYFSYLSTAYSSQEWCR